In Firmicutes bacterium ASF500, a single genomic region encodes these proteins:
- the rd_2 gene encoding Rubredoxin — MDKYVCPCGYEYDPTAGDPDNGVAPGTPWDQVPDSWVCPICGMGKDVFEKA; from the coding sequence ATGGACAAGTACGTTTGCCCCTGCGGCTATGAGTACGACCCCACCGCAGGCGATCCCGACAACGGCGTCGCCCCTGGCACCCCCTGGGACCAGGTCCCCGACAGCTGGGTCTGCCCCATCTGTGGAATGGGCAAGGATGTCTTTGAGAAGGCGTAA
- a CDS encoding IS1182 family transposase ISBcl1, producing the protein MVDTESLVPPEHLLRQVDAAVDFEKLYEIVEALYSEEEGRRSIDPVVLFKIVLLQHLDGNVSLRGTLRRAQTDIAYRWFLRYTLSEELPHFSTVSYNFRHRYTPETIELVFQWILEEAGSAGALTPAAVFIDGTHIKASANLKKKMKQEVPAAAKRYQEELLAEVNADREAHGKKPLDDEEEPPKAGGKKQDNTSKKKQARRKKAAKKQKTVTVSTTDPESGMFHKGEHKRCFAYEAHTACDKSGYVLETVVTPGNVHDSVAFDDVYDKLIQSFPEVETVVADAAYKTPHICKKVFRDGRVLSTAYKRPMTMKGGHPWWSYVYDEYYDCVICPEYHILSYRTTNRDGYREYRSDPKICAQCPTRHLCTKSKSFVKTVLRHIWKGYEELADDARCTPEYKQLYARRKETIERVFADAKEKHAMRYTVYRGLAQVSNWVRLKFAAMNLKKLARWKARKRFAPPSSTPSSYILFLINVVPCLASLPDRPFFDKLGGGTLMCRPLFICFHVF; encoded by the coding sequence ATGGTGGACACAGAAAGCCTGGTGCCGCCCGAACATCTATTGCGGCAGGTGGATGCAGCGGTAGATTTCGAGAAATTGTACGAAATCGTGGAGGCGTTGTACAGCGAAGAAGAGGGGCGGCGGAGCATCGACCCAGTGGTGCTGTTCAAAATCGTATTGCTGCAGCATTTGGATGGGAATGTATCTTTGCGGGGAACGCTGCGCAGAGCCCAGACAGATATAGCATACCGGTGGTTTTTGCGATACACGCTGAGTGAGGAGCTGCCCCATTTTTCCACGGTGAGCTACAACTTCCGGCACCGGTACACTCCGGAAACGATAGAGTTGGTGTTTCAGTGGATATTGGAGGAGGCGGGCAGTGCGGGAGCACTGACCCCGGCGGCGGTATTTATAGATGGGACACACATCAAAGCCAGCGCAAATCTGAAGAAGAAAATGAAGCAGGAAGTACCGGCAGCAGCAAAACGATATCAGGAAGAACTGCTGGCGGAAGTAAACGCGGACCGGGAGGCTCATGGAAAAAAGCCACTGGATGATGAAGAAGAACCACCCAAAGCTGGAGGGAAGAAACAGGACAACACCTCAAAAAAGAAGCAGGCCCGGAGGAAGAAAGCGGCGAAAAAGCAGAAAACAGTAACGGTATCCACCACAGACCCGGAGAGTGGAATGTTCCACAAAGGGGAGCACAAGCGGTGCTTCGCTTATGAGGCCCATACCGCCTGTGACAAGAGCGGTTACGTATTGGAAACAGTGGTCACCCCCGGAAATGTCCATGACAGCGTGGCGTTTGACGATGTTTACGACAAATTGATTCAATCGTTTCCAGAGGTGGAAACAGTGGTGGCAGACGCTGCCTACAAGACCCCGCATATCTGCAAAAAGGTATTTCGAGATGGCCGGGTATTGTCTACAGCCTACAAGCGGCCCATGACGATGAAGGGTGGACATCCCTGGTGGTCTTACGTCTATGATGAATATTATGACTGCGTGATCTGCCCGGAATACCACATCCTGTCCTACCGCACCACCAACCGGGATGGATACCGTGAATACCGCAGCGATCCGAAAATTTGCGCCCAGTGCCCCACCCGGCATTTATGTACAAAATCCAAAAGCTTCGTAAAGACTGTCCTGCGGCACATCTGGAAGGGCTATGAGGAACTGGCCGATGATGCCAGGTGCACCCCGGAGTACAAGCAGCTCTATGCAAGGCGCAAAGAGACCATTGAGCGAGTTTTTGCCGATGCAAAGGAAAAACACGCCATGCGCTATACCGTTTACCGTGGTCTGGCCCAGGTTTCCAACTGGGTGAGGCTTAAATTTGCTGCCATGAACCTCAAAAAGTTGGCAAGATGGAAAGCCAGAAAGCGCTTTGCTCCGCCTTCCTCCACACCCTCCTCCTACATTTTATTCCTCATTAACGTTGTGCCCTGTCTGGCTTCATTACCAGACAGGCCATTTTTCGACAAGCTGGGGGGCGGCACGTTAATGTGCCGCCCCTTGTTTATATGTTTTCATGTGTTTTGA
- the regX3_2 gene encoding Sensory transduction protein regX3 yields the protein MPCILIIEDDTDINNAAAAYLRRQGCECVQAFSGTEGRLLWQAGGIDLLLVDLMLPGLSGGELIAEIRETSQTPVIVLSAKTELSDKVELLGLGADDYLTKPYQLEELWARILVQLRHASAAPVEASLRYRDWVLNLEEMTLTATGQPVNLTAHEFKIVELLASRPKRVFTKQQIYEAVWQEDYAIEDKTITVHISNIRAKLRPSGTDGYIQTVWGIGFKLAE from the coding sequence ATGCCCTGCATCCTGATTATTGAAGATGATACCGATATTAACAACGCCGCCGCCGCGTACCTGCGCCGTCAGGGCTGTGAGTGCGTCCAGGCCTTTTCCGGCACCGAGGGCCGTCTGTTGTGGCAGGCGGGCGGCATTGACCTGCTGTTGGTGGACCTGATGCTCCCGGGCCTGTCCGGCGGCGAGCTCATCGCGGAGATCCGCGAAACCAGCCAGACGCCGGTCATCGTCCTGTCCGCCAAAACCGAGCTGTCCGACAAGGTGGAGCTGCTGGGCCTGGGTGCGGACGACTACCTGACCAAGCCCTATCAGCTGGAGGAGCTGTGGGCTCGGATTTTGGTCCAGCTCCGCCACGCCAGCGCTGCCCCTGTGGAGGCGTCCCTGCGCTATCGGGACTGGGTGCTCAACCTGGAGGAGATGACCCTCACCGCCACCGGCCAGCCGGTCAACCTCACCGCCCACGAATTTAAGATCGTGGAGCTCCTCGCCAGTCGTCCCAAGCGGGTCTTTACCAAGCAGCAAATTTACGAGGCCGTCTGGCAGGAGGACTACGCCATAGAGGACAAGACCATCACCGTCCACATCAGCAACATCCGGGCCAAGCTGCGGCCCAGCGGCACGGACGGCTACATCCAGACCGTGTGGGGCATCGGCTTCAAGCTGGCCGAGTAA
- the bcrA gene encoding Bacitracin transport ATP-binding protein BcrA, whose amino-acid sequence MTVIQTTGLSKRYKRRWAVDHLDLRVEQGDTYGFIGQNGAGKSTTLKLLCGLARPTQGEALIFGKPVRDSVARRRVGALIEQPGLYLDLSGQENLRLCAALLGLDSPERQVEEMLRTVGLAPGEKMPVRHYSMGMKQRLGVALALLGGPDLLLLDEPINGLDPEGIREMRELLLRLNRERGLTILVSSHILGELSKIATRYGIIQQGRMVEQITAAELEQKCADYLHLRADQPQKAAALLERELKLTRWEMRPEGEIRIYEAVDARVVGQMLAQAGLAVEEMGLHRQDLEGYFLERMGGNDHV is encoded by the coding sequence ATGACAGTGATACAGACAACGGGCCTGTCCAAACGCTACAAGCGCAGATGGGCGGTAGACCACCTGGACCTGCGGGTGGAGCAGGGGGACACCTACGGCTTCATCGGCCAGAACGGCGCGGGCAAGTCCACCACGCTAAAGCTCCTGTGCGGGCTGGCCCGGCCCACCCAGGGGGAGGCCCTGATTTTCGGCAAGCCGGTTCGGGACTCGGTGGCCCGCCGCCGGGTGGGGGCCCTCATCGAGCAGCCGGGGCTCTACCTCGACCTGAGCGGGCAGGAGAACCTGCGGCTCTGCGCCGCCCTGCTGGGGCTGGACAGCCCGGAGCGGCAGGTGGAGGAGATGCTGAGGACCGTGGGCCTGGCCCCCGGGGAGAAGATGCCGGTGCGCCACTACTCCATGGGCATGAAGCAGCGGCTGGGGGTGGCCCTGGCCCTGCTGGGCGGGCCGGACCTGCTCCTGCTGGACGAGCCCATCAACGGCCTGGACCCGGAGGGCATCCGGGAGATGCGGGAGCTCCTCCTGCGTCTGAACCGGGAGCGGGGCCTGACCATTCTGGTCAGCTCTCACATCCTGGGGGAGCTGAGCAAAATCGCCACCCGGTACGGCATCATCCAACAGGGCCGGATGGTGGAGCAGATCACCGCCGCCGAGCTGGAGCAGAAATGCGCCGACTACCTGCACCTGCGGGCGGACCAGCCCCAGAAAGCGGCGGCCCTGCTGGAGCGGGAGCTCAAGCTCACCCGCTGGGAGATGCGCCCGGAGGGGGAGATTCGGATCTATGAAGCCGTGGACGCCAGAGTCGTGGGCCAGATGCTTGCCCAGGCGGGGCTTGCGGTGGAGGAGATGGGCCTGCACCGGCAGGACCTGGAGGGCTATTTTTTGGAGCGGATGGGAGGAAACGATCATGTTTAA
- the nadX gene encoding L-aspartate dehydrogenase, producing MEQKKLALVGCGFLGGIVAEAYAKGLLEGYELVGAFSRTAEKTAALAARTGCKACASLDELLALKPDYVVETASVEMVKQMALPVLSHGASLVLISIGALADEEFRARVESAARENGVKVHLASGAVGGFDVLRTITLMAQAQGLPETAGIVTHKGPQSLKNTPVFQEKLMTDTEETAVLSGTAAQAIAVLPTKVNVAVAASLATTGPDRASAEIVSVPGFTGDDHCITAEIDGVKAVVDIYSRTSAIAGWSVVALLRNLASPIMM from the coding sequence ATGGAACAGAAGAAATTGGCCCTGGTGGGCTGTGGATTTTTGGGCGGCATCGTGGCCGAGGCCTATGCCAAGGGGCTGCTGGAGGGCTATGAGCTGGTGGGGGCGTTCAGCCGGACGGCGGAGAAAACGGCGGCGCTGGCCGCGCGGACCGGCTGTAAGGCCTGCGCCTCTCTGGACGAGCTGCTGGCCCTCAAGCCCGACTATGTGGTGGAGACCGCCTCGGTGGAGATGGTGAAGCAGATGGCCCTGCCGGTGCTCAGCCATGGGGCGAGCCTGGTGCTGATCTCCATCGGGGCGCTGGCGGACGAGGAGTTCCGGGCGCGGGTGGAGTCGGCGGCCCGGGAGAACGGGGTTAAGGTACACCTGGCCTCCGGCGCGGTGGGCGGCTTCGACGTGCTGAGGACCATTACCCTCATGGCCCAGGCCCAGGGCCTGCCGGAGACCGCCGGCATCGTCACCCACAAGGGGCCCCAGTCCCTGAAAAACACGCCGGTCTTTCAGGAGAAGCTGATGACCGATACGGAGGAGACCGCCGTCCTCTCCGGGACCGCCGCCCAGGCCATTGCCGTACTGCCCACCAAGGTCAACGTGGCGGTTGCCGCCTCTCTGGCCACCACCGGCCCGGACCGGGCCTCCGCGGAGATCGTCAGCGTGCCCGGCTTCACCGGCGACGACCACTGTATCACCGCCGAGATCGACGGCGTAAAGGCGGTGGTGGATATCTACTCCCGCACCTCCGCCATTGCCGGCTGGAGCGTGGTGGCCCTGCTGCGCAACCTGGCTTCGCCCATTATGATGTGA
- the pdxB gene encoding Erythronate-4-phosphate dehydrogenase, with the protein MFTKLVAIEPVSLVPEAERALYQYAKEVVLYPDVPGSDEEIAARIGAADAVLLSYTSRLNGAAMERCPNLRYVGMCCSLYSEESANVDIPYARARGIDVRGIRDYGDRGVVEYVLWQLIEILHGFGGRPGWEDLPRELTRLRAGVIGLGTSGGMIAGALRFMGADVRYFSRTRKPEAEEKGLRYQPMEELLEECEVVFTCLNKNVILLHEEQFARLGRRKIMFNTSIGPAADLTALRRWLDDSSNLFCCDSAGALGDPALMERENVLCIDTSAGRTREAFGLLSEKVLANIKAHLQVEER; encoded by the coding sequence ATGTTTACAAAATTAGTGGCTATTGAGCCGGTCAGCCTGGTCCCGGAGGCGGAGCGGGCGCTGTACCAGTACGCCAAGGAGGTCGTCCTCTACCCAGACGTGCCTGGGAGCGACGAGGAGATTGCCGCCCGCATCGGCGCCGCCGATGCGGTTCTCCTCAGCTACACCTCCCGCCTGAACGGCGCCGCCATGGAGCGGTGCCCCAATCTGCGCTATGTGGGGATGTGCTGTTCCCTATACTCCGAGGAGAGCGCCAACGTGGACATCCCCTACGCCCGCGCCCGGGGCATCGACGTGCGGGGCATCCGGGATTACGGCGACCGGGGCGTGGTGGAATATGTCCTGTGGCAGCTGATTGAGATCCTGCACGGCTTCGGCGGCCGCCCTGGCTGGGAGGACCTTCCCCGCGAGCTGACCCGGCTCCGGGCCGGCGTGATCGGTCTGGGGACCTCCGGGGGCATGATCGCCGGCGCCCTGCGCTTCATGGGCGCGGATGTGCGGTATTTCAGCCGGACCCGCAAGCCGGAGGCCGAGGAAAAGGGTTTGCGCTATCAGCCCATGGAGGAGCTGCTGGAGGAGTGCGAGGTGGTGTTCACCTGTCTGAACAAAAACGTAATCCTCCTCCATGAGGAGCAGTTTGCCCGCCTGGGCCGCCGCAAGATCATGTTCAATACCTCCATCGGCCCCGCCGCCGACCTGACGGCGCTGAGGCGCTGGCTGGATGATTCCAGCAATCTGTTTTGCTGTGACTCGGCCGGCGCGCTGGGCGACCCCGCCCTGATGGAGCGGGAAAACGTCCTGTGTATCGACACCTCCGCCGGCCGCACCCGGGAGGCCTTCGGCCTGCTGAGTGAAAAGGTTCTGGCAAACATCAAAGCCCATTTGCAGGTGGAGGAGCGGTAA
- a CDS encoding NADH oxidase: MHKQYPHLFSAITIGGRLVLKNRIELAPTALPNPSPGGKSMQNLISYEGKASSGAALIVHEGISVKKEGSTGSEGTDFDDSENLLDMVKEAEAVHRYGGVSSISICHFGAWNTKEAAIDGKMYAPSELINPYGLKTTEMSEEMIEDIVEAFACAAEEAQYAGHDMVQIHGAHGWLFSQFLSPLFNHRTDKFGGSLENRARFSVMVLDAIRARCPKLPIEYRLSADDHMEGSWCIDEAVEFCKMIQDKVDLIHVSSSSFWDPTCGNMFPSAFASSGCNLEYAARIKQAVHIPVAVVGKLDSLDMMEETSLDNGKHTIE; encoded by the coding sequence ATGCACAAACAGTATCCGCATCTATTCAGCGCAATCACGATTGGCGGCAGGCTGGTTTTAAAAAACAGAATCGAGCTTGCTCCGACAGCGCTTCCAAACCCATCCCCCGGGGGAAAATCCATGCAAAATCTGATCTCCTATGAAGGAAAAGCGTCTTCCGGAGCCGCGCTTATCGTACATGAAGGTATTTCGGTCAAGAAGGAGGGGAGCACAGGCAGCGAGGGAACTGATTTTGACGATTCTGAGAATCTGCTTGACATGGTAAAAGAGGCCGAGGCAGTTCATCGGTATGGCGGTGTCAGTTCTATTTCCATTTGTCATTTCGGCGCCTGGAATACGAAGGAAGCCGCAATTGACGGAAAAATGTATGCGCCTAGCGAACTCATAAATCCTTACGGGCTCAAAACGACTGAGATGAGTGAGGAGATGATAGAGGACATTGTGGAGGCGTTTGCCTGCGCTGCTGAGGAGGCACAGTACGCTGGGCATGATATGGTGCAGATCCACGGTGCACATGGCTGGTTGTTTAGCCAGTTTTTATCCCCCCTTTTTAATCATCGCACAGACAAATTTGGCGGCTCCCTCGAGAACCGCGCGAGATTTTCTGTTATGGTGTTGGACGCAATCCGAGCAAGGTGCCCAAAGCTTCCGATTGAATACCGGCTCTCAGCGGATGACCATATGGAGGGCAGCTGGTGCATTGATGAGGCAGTGGAATTTTGTAAGATGATCCAGGACAAGGTTGATCTAATTCATGTTTCCTCGTCCTCATTCTGGGATCCCACATGTGGAAATATGTTTCCCAGCGCGTTTGCCTCGTCGGGCTGTAATCTGGAGTACGCTGCACGAATCAAGCAGGCGGTACATATCCCGGTGGCTGTTGTGGGAAAACTGGACTCCTTAGATATGATGGAGGAAACATCACTTGACAATGGTAAACACACCATTGAATAA